In Neomonachus schauinslandi chromosome 6, ASM220157v2, whole genome shotgun sequence, a genomic segment contains:
- the SNRPE gene encoding small nuclear ribonucleoprotein E: MLERHFPGAAPGHLAGAIHFRFRFFIPEVALCGSARSLSASTMAYRGQGQKVQKVMVQPINLIFRYLQNRSRIQVWLYEQVNMRIEGCIIGFDEYMNLVLDDAEEIHSKTKSRKQLGRIMLKGDNITLLQSVSN; encoded by the exons ATGCTAGAGAGGCATTTCCCAGGAGCCGCCCCAGGTCACCTCGCGGGCGCCATACACTTCCGCTTCCGGTTCTTTATTCCGGAAGTTGCTCTCTGCGGTAGCGCGCGTTCTTTGTCGGCTTCCACCATGGCGTACCGTGGCCAGGGCCAAAAAGTGCAGAAGGTGATGGTTCAGCCCATC AACCTCATCTTCAGATACTTGCAAAAT agatctCGAATTCAGGTGTGGCTTTATGAGCAAGTGAACATGCGAATAGAGGGCTGTATCATT GGTTTTGATGAGTACATGAACCTCGTATTAGATGATGCCGAAGAGATTCATTCTAAaacaaagtcaagaaaacaacTGG GTCGGATCATGCTAAAAGGAGATAATATTACCCTCCTCCAGAGTGTCTCCAACTAG